Proteins encoded within one genomic window of Manis pentadactyla isolate mManPen7 chromosome 4, mManPen7.hap1, whole genome shotgun sequence:
- the RRAGC gene encoding ras-related GTP-binding protein C, protein MRACLQGAGRKALAAAGGRLRRRRIGEAAAWLGLASPGLACQGSGGGSSDTMSLQYGAEETPLAGSYGAADSFPKDFGYGVEEEEEEAAASGGGVGAGAGGGCGPGGADSSKPRILLMGLRRSGKSSIQKVVFHKMSPNETLFLESTNKIYKDDISNSSFVNFQIWDFPGQMDFFDPTFDYEMIFRGTGALIYVIDAQDDYMEALTRLHITVSKAYKVNPDMNFEVFIHKVDGLSDDHKIETQRDIHQRANDDLADAGLEKLHLSFYLTSIYDHSIFEAFSKVVQKLIPQLPTLENLLNIFISNSGIEKAFLFDVVSKIYIATDSSPVDMQSYELCCDMIDVVIDVSCIYGLKGDGSGSAYDKESMAIIKLNNTTVLYLKEVTKFLALVCILREESFERKGLIDYNFHCFRKAIHEVFEVGVTSHRSCGHQTGAPSLKALAHNGTPRNAI, encoded by the exons ATGAGAGCGTGTCTCCAGGGGGCGGGCCGTAAGGCGCTGGCGGCTGCCGGGGGGCGGCTGCGGCGGCGGCGGATTGGGGAGGCGGCGGCCTGGCTTGGCTTGGCCTCGCCTGGCCTGGCCTGTCAGGGCTCGGGCGGCGGCAGCTCCGACACCATGTCCCTGCAGTACGGGGCGGAGGAGACGCCCCTCGCTGGCAGTTACGGTGCGGCGGATTCGTTCCCGAAAGACTTCGGCTACGgcgtggaggaggaagaagaggaggcgGCAGCCTCAGGCGGCGGGGTTGGGGCGGGGGCCGGCGGAGGCTGTGGCCCGGGGGGCGCTGACAGCTCCAAGCCGAGGATTCTGCTCATGGGGCTCCGGCGCAGCGGCAAGTCCTCCATCCAGAAG GTGGTGTTTCATAAAATGTCACCCAACGAGACTCTCTTTTTGGAAAGTACCAACAAGATTTATAAAGATGACATTTCCAATAGCTCCTTTGTGAATTTCCAGATATGGGATTTTCCTGGGCAAATGGACTTTTTTGACCCAACTTTTGACTACGAGATGATCTTCAGGGGAACGGGAGCATTGATATATGTCATTGATGCACAG GATGACTACATGGAGGCTTTAACAAGACTTCACATTACTGTTTCTAAAGCCTACAAAGTTAACCCAGACATGAATTTTGAGGTTTTTATTCACAAAGTTGATGGTCTGTCTGATGATCACAAAATAGAAACTCAGAGGGACATTCATCAAAGGGCCAATGATGACCTTGCAGATGCTGGGCTAGAAAAACTCCACCTTAG CTTTTATTTGACTAGTATCTATGACCATTCAATATTTGAAGCCTTTAGTAAGGTGGTGCAGAAACTCATTCCACAACTGCCAACTTTGGAAAACCTATTAAATATCTTTATATCC AATTCAGGTATTGAAAAAGCTTTCCTCTTTGATGTTGTCAGCAAAATCTACATTGCAACAGATAGTTCTCCTGtggatatgcaatcttatgaactTTGCTGTGACATGATTGATGTTGTAATTGATGTATCTTGTATATATGG GTTAAAGGGAGATGGAAGTGGAAGTGCTTATGACAAAGAATCTATGGCAATAATCAAACTGAATAATACAACTGTCCTTTATTTAAAGGAAGTGACTAAATTTTTGGCACTggtctgcattcttagggaagaAAGTTTTGAACGAAAAG GTTTAATAGACTACAACTTCCACTGTTTCCGAAAAGCTATTCATGAGGTTTTTGAGGTGGGTGTGACTTCTCACAGGAGCTGCGGTCACCAGACTGGTGCCCCCAGCCTGAAAGCGTTGGCGCACAATGGCACCCCACGGAACGCCATCTAG